One Proteinivorax tanatarense DNA segment encodes these proteins:
- a CDS encoding aspartate aminotransferase family protein, with amino-acid sequence MKSIFEKDNEYILNLYKRNNLHITKAEGCYLYDSNGQSYLDMFSGIAVNSLGQRNKEVIKAIEKQLSKYNHLSNYFVSEPVIDLAQFLVEFSSASKVFFTNSGAEANEAAIKLARKFGRTIDIDKTEIVTFYNSFHGRTTGTMTLTGQEKYKDSFAPVLPQIKHVKFNDIDELKKVVSDRTCAMFLEIVQGEGGVRQLCPKYVQELSELAKKHNFLLIIDEIQTGLCRTGKLFSYQSLDVVPDVITLAKGLGGGLPLGAMLVSEKLDNILQHGDHGSTFGGNPVACAAGTAVLKTITKEGFSQQVTGKGEYIINKLKSLKKRHPKIIKEIRGKGLMIGIDVGEFANVIKERGIKHCLLLNVTSNSVIRILPPLNISYGEIDEFLNKFELILKET; translated from the coding sequence GTGAAAAGTATTTTTGAAAAGGATAATGAGTACATCCTTAACTTATATAAAAGAAATAACCTTCATATAACAAAAGCCGAAGGTTGTTACCTTTATGATTCTAATGGTCAGAGTTATTTAGATATGTTTAGTGGTATAGCTGTCAATAGTCTTGGGCAAAGAAATAAAGAAGTAATTAAGGCAATTGAAAAACAGTTGTCTAAGTATAATCATTTATCTAATTATTTTGTTAGTGAGCCAGTTATTGATTTAGCACAATTTTTAGTTGAATTCAGCTCTGCCTCAAAAGTTTTTTTCACAAACTCAGGAGCTGAAGCTAATGAAGCAGCTATTAAGTTAGCGAGAAAGTTTGGAAGAACTATTGATATAGATAAAACAGAGATAGTTACATTCTATAATTCATTTCACGGTAGAACTACAGGTACGATGACTTTAACGGGGCAGGAGAAGTATAAAGACAGCTTTGCCCCTGTTCTCCCACAAATAAAACATGTTAAATTTAACGACATAGATGAATTAAAGAAAGTGGTTTCCGATAGAACCTGCGCCATGTTTTTAGAAATTGTCCAAGGTGAAGGAGGGGTTAGACAGCTCTGCCCAAAATATGTTCAAGAATTAAGTGAACTGGCTAAAAAACATAATTTTTTACTCATAATCGACGAAATTCAGACAGGACTTTGTCGTACAGGAAAGCTTTTTAGCTATCAATCTTTAGATGTAGTTCCAGATGTAATAACCTTGGCTAAGGGTTTAGGAGGGGGACTTCCCTTAGGTGCAATGTTGGTCAGTGAAAAGTTGGATAACATTTTACAACATGGTGACCATGGCAGTACTTTTGGTGGTAATCCTGTTGCCTGTGCAGCGGGAACAGCAGTCTTAAAAACTATAACTAAAGAGGGATTTAGCCAGCAAGTAACTGGCAAGGGGGAATATATTATTAATAAGCTAAAGTCTTTAAAAAAGAGGCATCCTAAAATAATAAAAGAAATTAGAGGCAAAGGTCTTATGATAGGAATCGATGTTGGAGAATTTGCTAACGTAATAAAAGAGAGGGGCATAAAACATTGTTTGCTTTTAAATGTAACTAGCAACAGTGTAATAAGGATATTGCCTCCTTTAAATATTAGCTATGGTGAAATAGATGAGTTTTTAAACAAGTTTGAATTGATACTTAAAGAAACTTAG
- the dapD gene encoding 2,3,4,5-tetrahydropyridine-2,6-dicarboxylate N-acetyltransferase has protein sequence MTVDNNNLTDAYAIARFIKETEKSTPVKAYIKGGLSDIDFANVKAFGEGNSRTVFGDVKDVKMLLDQNQDKIEDFVLENDRRNSAIPLLDLTEIEARIEPGAMIRDRVSIGKKTVIMMGAVINIGAEIGEGTMIDMNAIIGARGTIGKNAHIGAGAVIAGVLEPPSKAPVIVEDGALIGANAVVLEGVKVGKGAVVAAGAIVTKDVPANTVVAGSPARIIKEIDEKTADKTKILGDLRD, from the coding sequence ATGACTGTAGATAATAACAATTTAACTGATGCTTATGCAATTGCTAGATTTATTAAAGAAACAGAGAAATCAACTCCTGTAAAAGCATACATTAAAGGGGGTTTAAGCGATATAGACTTTGCTAATGTAAAGGCTTTTGGTGAGGGAAATTCTCGCACTGTTTTTGGTGATGTGAAGGATGTTAAAATGCTATTAGACCAGAATCAAGATAAAATCGAAGACTTTGTTTTAGAAAATGATCGTAGAAACTCTGCAATTCCACTTTTAGATTTAACAGAAATAGAGGCACGTATTGAGCCAGGTGCCATGATAAGAGATAGAGTAAGCATTGGTAAAAAAACCGTTATTATGATGGGTGCAGTAATTAACATCGGTGCTGAAATTGGTGAAGGCACTATGATTGACATGAATGCCATTATAGGTGCTAGAGGAACCATTGGGAAAAATGCTCATATAGGTGCTGGCGCTGTAATTGCCGGAGTTCTTGAGCCACCAAGCAAAGCTCCAGTTATTGTAGAAGATGGCGCGTTAATTGGTGCAAATGCTGTAGTTTTAGAAGGGGTAAAAGTCGGAAAAGGTGCCGTTGTTGCAGCTGGCGCCATCGTTACAAAAGATGTTCCAGCTAATACAGTGGTTGCCGGGTCCCCTGCAAGAATAATAAAGGAAATAGATGAAAAAACAGCTGACAAAACTAAGATTTTAGGAGATTTAAGGGACTAG
- the dapB gene encoding 4-hydroxy-tetrahydrodipicolinate reductase, with product MINTAIYGANGKMGQVLSKKIAQNPNFSAACGVDKNPEKYQNNFPVYENPYSYKGELDLIIDFSHPSNLEQMLEFAKKRKVPTVIATTGYSEQQIASIKEASSEIPVLYSPNMSLGVNIVNTILNQYSKLLNDAHDIEIIEKHHNKKIDAPSGTALLFANTINEALDNSKEFNYGREGKNCPRNDKEIGIHTVRGGAISGEHNIIFAGDHEVIEIKHTALSKDVFALDALKAGQTIVNMPVGFYAMQDIFNL from the coding sequence GTGATAAACACTGCAATATATGGAGCAAATGGCAAGATGGGACAAGTGCTGAGTAAAAAAATTGCTCAGAATCCTAATTTTTCTGCAGCTTGCGGCGTGGATAAAAACCCAGAAAAATACCAAAATAACTTCCCAGTCTATGAAAACCCTTACTCCTACAAAGGGGAGCTAGACCTGATAATTGACTTTTCTCATCCTAGTAATTTAGAGCAAATGTTAGAATTTGCAAAGAAAAGAAAAGTTCCTACGGTTATTGCAACTACAGGATATAGTGAACAGCAAATTGCATCAATTAAAGAAGCTTCCAGCGAAATACCAGTGCTTTACTCTCCTAATATGTCTTTAGGTGTAAACATTGTAAACACCATATTAAACCAGTATAGTAAGCTTTTAAATGATGCACATGATATTGAGATTATTGAAAAACACCACAATAAAAAAATAGATGCGCCTAGTGGCACAGCGCTACTTTTTGCTAATACAATAAATGAAGCTCTTGATAATTCAAAAGAGTTTAATTACGGTAGAGAAGGCAAAAACTGTCCAAGAAATGATAAAGAAATAGGTATCCATACCGTAAGAGGTGGTGCTATCTCAGGTGAGCATAATATTATTTTCGCCGGAGATCATGAAGTTATAGAGATAAAACATACAGCTTTATCGAAAGATGTGTTCGCGTTAGATGCACTTAAGGCGGGGCAAACTATAGTTAACATGCCCGTAGGCTTTTATGCCATGCAAGACATATTTAACTTATAA
- the dapA gene encoding 4-hydroxy-tetrahydrodipicolinate synthase, with protein sequence MSIFKGSGVALVTPFKEGKVNFEKLEELINWHISNSTDAIIVCGTTGESATLSTEEKKQVITFAVEKTKGRVPLIAGTGGNNTEEVVKMSKFAESQGADGLLIVTPYYNKTTQRGIVNHYFTISDAVDVPIILYNVPGRTGLNIEPKTVAYLAERKNIIGIKEASADISQVAQIANLCPKGFAIYSGNDDQIVPLLSLGGAGVISVVANILPKETHDMAQNYLDGDTDKARDIQLKMLDVIDAMFIETNPIPVKTALNMMGMDVGELRQPLIEMEKQNRDTLAESLRDIGLEIKE encoded by the coding sequence ATGAGTATATTTAAGGGTTCAGGAGTTGCTTTGGTAACACCATTTAAAGAAGGTAAGGTTAATTTTGAAAAGCTAGAGGAGTTAATTAACTGGCATATTTCAAATAGTACAGATGCAATAATAGTTTGTGGAACTACTGGTGAGTCAGCCACACTATCCACTGAGGAAAAAAAGCAGGTAATTACTTTTGCAGTAGAAAAAACAAAAGGCCGTGTGCCGCTAATTGCAGGAACAGGGGGCAACAACACTGAAGAAGTTGTTAAAATGAGTAAGTTTGCTGAAAGCCAAGGGGCAGATGGCTTGCTTATAGTAACCCCTTACTATAACAAAACCACCCAACGAGGTATTGTTAACCATTACTTTACTATTTCTGATGCAGTTGATGTACCAATTATCCTATACAACGTTCCCGGTCGAACAGGTTTAAACATAGAGCCTAAAACTGTTGCATACCTGGCAGAACGTAAAAATATTATTGGAATAAAGGAAGCTAGTGCCGATATAAGTCAGGTAGCGCAAATAGCAAATCTTTGCCCTAAAGGATTTGCAATCTACTCAGGAAATGATGACCAGATAGTACCACTTCTTTCACTAGGAGGCGCAGGAGTGATTTCGGTAGTTGCAAACATATTACCTAAAGAAACTCACGATATGGCACAAAATTACTTAGACGGTGACACCGACAAAGCAAGAGATATCCAACTTAAAATGCTTGATGTTATCGACGCCATGTTTATAGAAACTAATCCTATACCTGTAAAAACAGCTCTAAATATGATGGGCATGGATGTAGGAGAACTTAGGCAGCCCCTTATAGAGATGGAGAAACAAAATAGAGATACCTTAGCGGAGTCTCTTAGGGATATTGGTTTAGAAATTAAGGAGTGA